A section of the Phaseolus vulgaris cultivar G19833 chromosome 8, P. vulgaris v2.0, whole genome shotgun sequence genome encodes:
- the LOC137824283 gene encoding uncharacterized protein isoform X1, with protein MAANSGNISFASSQSGSQVHGDTDSVHVAVCSLCQKSLSHDNEMASDLAINGVCGDCKFLLLEDFGNHTVSQGSRRRLRGRFRHNSSDSVDNSSQQIPHVVSTVRQYQSPASGEDDQLVDGDTPAWSMQYASTHTTPSGSRRWRHVLSDTDSDGFDNWNSFYGENESSVSFRRYRVPHGETDSLSHSAYGGDSDISMDTHSFVGTGVFNLPDERDEFDSDTDIDPMHAGRGQWFSDEDDEEEDEDGEEEEEEEEEEEDDDDDEEEVEVDREWELAEAEEAEATARLQIFFTSSPSESRDHNNWEQRFNSTESEGMFSQIIRDTWQALEDADLPHGANFGDYLDARRFEDLLEHLAENDSSRRGAPPAAVSFMKNLPRIVIGKEHEKHGELVCAICKDVLAPGTEVNQLPCSHLYHIDCILPWLSARNSCPLCRYELPTDDKDYEEGKQNIDGRNVIHERQQINVMDDSSSDVSDGDEVNEENGNSQDSQDEIQQRDVSTGSTAISSTTSGRGRWFFLAAAPIVSLVGIVLVLWLGNNSEIEGNRHLGSHYLSGQNQHAVHAYSAPNQRESRSRRWWCPF; from the coding sequence ATGGCTGCGAATTCTGGGAACATCTCATTTGCATCGTCTCAATCTGGTTCACAGGTACATGGGGATACTGATTCAGTCCATGTTGCTGTGTGTTCTCTTTGTCAAAAGTCCCTATCACATGATAATGAGATGGCAAGCGATCTTGCTATCAATGGTGTGTGTGGCGATTGTAAATTCTTGTTACTTGAAGACTTTGGGAATCATACAGTTAGCCAAGGTTCACGAAGGAGGCTTAGAGGAAGATTCAGGCATAACAGTTCTGACTCCGTGGATAATTCATCACAGCAGATCCCTCATGTGGTTAGTACCGTGAGACAATATCAATCACCTGCCTCTGGGGAGGATGATCAACTTGTAGATGGTGACACCCCTGCTTGGTCAATGCAATATGCTAGTACACACACTACCCCGAGTGGGTCTAGAAGGTGGAGGCACGTTCTCTCTGACACTGACAGTGATGGTTTTGATAATTGGAATTCTTTTTATGGTGAAAATGAATCAAGTGTGAGTTTTAGACGATACAGGGTTCCCCATGGTGAGACTGATTCTTTGTCTCACAGTGCTTATGGAGGAGACTCAGATATTTCTATGGATACTCATAGTTTTGTAGGCACTGGAGTCTTTAATTTACCAGATGAGAGAGATGAGTTCGACAGTGACACCGACATTGATCCAATGCACGCTGGCCGTGGCCAGTGGTTTTCagatgaagatgatgaagaagaggatgaagatggggaggaggaggaggaggaagaagaagaagaagaagatgatgatgatgatgaagaggaggtggaggtggATAGGGAATGGGAATTAGCTGAGGCTGAGGAAGCTGAAGCCACAGCCCGTCTTCAAATTTTTTTCACCTCAAGTCCAAGTGAGAGCAGGGATCACAATAATTGGGAACAGAGGTTTAATTCTACTGAATCTGAGGGAATGTTTAGCCAGATAATCAGGGATACTTGGCAAGCTTTAGAGGATGCTGATTTACCTCATGGAGCAAACTTTGGGGATTATCTTGATGCTAGACGTTTTGAAGATCTGCTTGAGCATCTTGCTGAGAATGACAGCTCAAGACGAGGAGCACCTCCTGCTGCTGTGTCTTTCATGAAAAATCTGCCACGTATAGTCATTGGCAAGGAACATGAGAAGCATGGTGAACTAGTTTGTGCCATTTGCAAGGATGTCTTGGCACCTGGCACTGAAGTAAATCAACTTCCCTGCTCTCACCTCTATCACATTGATTGCATTTTGCCATGGTTGAGTGCACGAAATTCGTGCCCTCTTTGTCGTTATGAGCTTCCAACTGATGATAAGGATTATGAAGAGGGAAAGCAGAACATTGATGGTAGAAATGTGATCCATGAGAGGCAGCAAATAAATGTTATGGATGATAGTTCCTCTGATGTTTCTGATGGAGATGAGGTGAATGAAGAGAATGGTAATAGTCAAGATAGTCAAGATGAAATACAGCAGAGGGATGTAAGCACAGGTTCTACCGCAATTTCTTCTACAACAAGTGGTAGAGGAAGATGGTTTTTTCTTGCTGCAGCTCCAATTGTTAGTTTAGTGGGCATTGTTCTTGTATTGTGGTTAGGCAATAACTCTGAAATTGAGGGAAACAGACATCTGGGCAGTCATTACTTATCCGGGCAAAATCAACATGCCGTCCATGCTTATTCTGCTCCAAACCAGAGGGAGAGTAGAAGCAGAAGATGGTGGTGCCCATTTTAA
- the LOC137823739 gene encoding uncharacterized protein: protein MEPNNADAFRPSSSPLSSPNSRRISGILSPSNIIQAPLSALLEYSGILPSRSSNNYTQPAPDVVNNDGEVSIRIIGPAEQEQQPREEQHSPPPAAGLAVGLAHSQNDAALTSASPRSDAAEESPVPGGDGVGRDSSYQRYDIQHAARWIEQVLPFSLLLLVVFIRQHLQGFFVTIWIAAVLFKSNDILRKQTALKGERKIPVLIGISVAFGLHVVGVYWWYQNDDLMYPLIMLPPKEIPPFWHAIFIIMVNDTLVRQAAMVFKCILLMYYKNSRGRNYRKQGQMLTLVEYLLLLYRALLPTPVWYRFFLNKEYGSLFSSLMTGLYLTFKLTSVVEKVQSFFAAVKALSRKEMHYGAYATLEQVNAAGDLCAICQEKMHAPILLRCKHIFCEDCVSEWFERERTCPLCRALVKPADLRSFGDGSTSLFFQLF, encoded by the exons ATGGAACCCAACAACGCAGACGCTTTCCGCCCTTCTTCTTCACCCTTGTCTTCCCCCAACTCCAGGAGAATTTCCGGGATTTTGTCACCCTCCAATATCATTCAGGCGCCGTTATCGGCGCTGTTGGAATATTCCGGCATCCTTCCGTCGCGCTCGTCCAACAACTACACCCAGCCCGCTCCCGACGTCGTTAACAATGACGGTGAGGTTTCGATTAGGATCATCGGCCCCGCGGAGCAGGAGCAGCAGCCCCGGGAGGAGCAGCATAGCCCTCCTCCCGCTGCGGGATTGGCCGTTGGACTCGCGCATTCGCAAAACGATGCCGCGTTGACCTCGGCTTCGCCTCGCAGCGACGCTGCTGAGGAAAGCCCGGTCCCCGGAGGGGACGGCGTTGGGAGAGACTCGTCTTACCAGAGATACGACATCCAGCATGCTGCCAGGTGGATTGAGCAGGTCTTGCCGTTTTCGTTGCTTCTCTTGGTTGTTTTCATAAGGCAGCATTTGCAAG GGTTTTTTGTGACAATTTGGATCGCTGCTGTGCTTTTCAAGTCGAATGATATTCTGAGGAAACAGACTGCGTTGAAG GGAGAGAGGAAAATACCGGTTTTGATTGGGATTTCTGTTGCGTTCGGGCTTCATGTGGTTGGTGTTTATTGGTGGTATCAGAATGATGATCTCATGTATCCCTTGATCATGCTTCCTCCCAAGGAAATACCGCCTTTCTGGCATGCCATTTTCATCATCATGGTCAATG ATACTCTGGTCCGCCAAGCTGCAATGGTATTCAAGTGTATATTGTTGATGTATTACAAGAATAGCAGAGGCCGAAATTATCGTAAGCAG GGTCAAATGCTGACTTTAGTTGAATATCTCCTTCTGCTTTACCGTGCCTTGTTGCCGACACCAGTTTGGTATCGTTTCTTCCTGAACAAAGAATATGGAAGCCTCTTTTCGTCACTGATGACAGGATTGTATCTAACGTTTAAACTCACGTCTGTTGTTGAAAAG GTGCAATCCTTCTTTGCTGCAGTGAAGGCATTGTCTCGCAAAGAAATGCACTATGGGGCTTATGCAACATTAGAGCAG GTCAATGCAGCCGGTGATCTCTGTGCTATTTGTCAGGAGAAGATGCATGCCCCAATCTTACTACGTTGTAAGCATATTTTCTGTGAAGACTGCGTATCAGAGTG GTTTGAGAGAGAAAGGACCTGTCCATTGTGCAGGGCTTTGGTAAAACCTGCAGACCTTAGGTCATTTGGGGATGGCTCAACTAGCTTGTTTTTCCAGTTATTCTGA
- the LOC137825621 gene encoding protein PIN-LIKES 6, which produces MAAVERLLLAQQNTAAGGESVLGSIEIAVMPIVKVFTMCALGLLMASKYVDILHASGRKLLNGLVFTLLLPCLIFSQLGQAVTLQKMLDWWFIPVNVVLGSVAGSIIGFVVATIIRPPYPYFKFTIIQIGIGNIGNVPLVLISALCRDQSNPFGDSEQCSKDGTAYISFGQWVGAIILYTYVFNMLAPPPEGTFDIDNESVPLKSTPMGDATPEQIPLLVREDGVSSTSQNTSKKWEIKGLLAFVYEKLKLKQVLQPPIIASILAMTLGAVPFFKQLIFTPDAPLFFFTDSCMILGEAMIPCILLALGGNLIDGPGSSKLGFRTTAAIIFARLVLVPPVGLGIVMLADKFGFLPPDDKMFRFVLLLQHSMPTSVLAGAVASLRGCGRDAAAVLFWVHIFAIFSMAVWIILFLYILF; this is translated from the exons ATGGCAGCGGTGGAGAGGCTTTTGTTGGCCCAGCAGAATACGGCTGCTGGAGGAGAATCTGTGTTGGGGTCAATAGAAATTGCTGTGATGCCCATAGTTAAAGTGTTCACCATGTGTGCCTTGGGACTCCTTATGGCTTCCAAGTATGTTGACATTTTGCATGCTTCTGGAAGAAAGCTTTTGAATGGG CTGGTGTTTACACTATTGCTACCTTGTTTgatattctcccaattgggacAAGCTGTGACCTTGCAGAAGATGCTTGATTG GTGGTTTATTCCTGTGAATGTTGTTCTGGGTTCTGTAGCAGGCTCAatcattggttttgttgttgCTACCATCATCCGTCCTCCGTACCCTTACTTCAAGTTTACAATTATACAAATTGGAATTG GGAATATTGGAAATGTTCCACTTGTCCTGATTTCTGCTTTATGTCGAGACCAATCCAATCCCTTTGGTGACTCAGAACAATGTAGCAAAGATGGAACTGCCTATATATCATTTGGCCAGTGG GTCGGTGCTATCATCCTATATACATATGTATTTAATATGTTAGCTCCTCCTCCAGAAGGCACATTTGATATTGATAATGAAAGTGTTCCCTTGAAGAGCACTCCAATGGGCGATGCTACACCTGAACAGATTCCGTTGCTTGTTAGGGAGGACGGGGTCAGTTCAACATCTCAAAATACATCAAAGAAGTGGGAG ATTAAAGGCCTATTGGCGTTCGTATATGAGAAGTTGAAGCTTAAGCAAGTTCTTCAACCCCCTATCATTGCTTCA ATCCTTGCCATGACACTTGGGGCAGTCCCATTTTTCAAGCAACTAATCTTTACACCTGATGCTCCACTGTTCTTCTTCACAGACAGCTGCATGATTCTTGG GGAGGCCATGATTCCTTGCATTCTGTTGGCTCTGGGAGGCAACCTTATTGATG GACCTGGAAGTTCAAAACTTGGTTTTCGTACAACTGCTGCTATTATTTTTGCCCGGTTAGTTTTAGTGCCTCCTGTTGGACTTGGGATTGTCATGTTGGCTGACAAATTTGGTTTTCTTCCCCCTGACGATAAGATGTTTCGGTTTGTCCTGCTCCTTCAGCATTCAATGCCAACCTCTGTACTTGCAG GAGCTGTTGCTAGTTTAAGAGGATGTGGAAGGGATGCAGCAGCTGTACTGTTTTGGGTTCATATCTTTGCTATATTCTCTATGGCAGTATGGATTATTCTATTTCTTTATATACTTTTCTGA
- the LOC137824283 gene encoding uncharacterized protein isoform X2 — MASDLAINGVCGDCKFLLLEDFGNHTVSQGSRRRLRGRFRHNSSDSVDNSSQQIPHVVSTVRQYQSPASGEDDQLVDGDTPAWSMQYASTHTTPSGSRRWRHVLSDTDSDGFDNWNSFYGENESSVSFRRYRVPHGETDSLSHSAYGGDSDISMDTHSFVGTGVFNLPDERDEFDSDTDIDPMHAGRGQWFSDEDDEEEDEDGEEEEEEEEEEEDDDDDEEEVEVDREWELAEAEEAEATARLQIFFTSSPSESRDHNNWEQRFNSTESEGMFSQIIRDTWQALEDADLPHGANFGDYLDARRFEDLLEHLAENDSSRRGAPPAAVSFMKNLPRIVIGKEHEKHGELVCAICKDVLAPGTEVNQLPCSHLYHIDCILPWLSARNSCPLCRYELPTDDKDYEEGKQNIDGRNVIHERQQINVMDDSSSDVSDGDEVNEENGNSQDSQDEIQQRDVSTGSTAISSTTSGRGRWFFLAAAPIVSLVGIVLVLWLGNNSEIEGNRHLGSHYLSGQNQHAVHAYSAPNQRESRSRRWWCPF; from the coding sequence ATGGCAAGCGATCTTGCTATCAATGGTGTGTGTGGCGATTGTAAATTCTTGTTACTTGAAGACTTTGGGAATCATACAGTTAGCCAAGGTTCACGAAGGAGGCTTAGAGGAAGATTCAGGCATAACAGTTCTGACTCCGTGGATAATTCATCACAGCAGATCCCTCATGTGGTTAGTACCGTGAGACAATATCAATCACCTGCCTCTGGGGAGGATGATCAACTTGTAGATGGTGACACCCCTGCTTGGTCAATGCAATATGCTAGTACACACACTACCCCGAGTGGGTCTAGAAGGTGGAGGCACGTTCTCTCTGACACTGACAGTGATGGTTTTGATAATTGGAATTCTTTTTATGGTGAAAATGAATCAAGTGTGAGTTTTAGACGATACAGGGTTCCCCATGGTGAGACTGATTCTTTGTCTCACAGTGCTTATGGAGGAGACTCAGATATTTCTATGGATACTCATAGTTTTGTAGGCACTGGAGTCTTTAATTTACCAGATGAGAGAGATGAGTTCGACAGTGACACCGACATTGATCCAATGCACGCTGGCCGTGGCCAGTGGTTTTCagatgaagatgatgaagaagaggatgaagatggggaggaggaggaggaggaagaagaagaagaagaagatgatgatgatgatgaagaggaggtggaggtggATAGGGAATGGGAATTAGCTGAGGCTGAGGAAGCTGAAGCCACAGCCCGTCTTCAAATTTTTTTCACCTCAAGTCCAAGTGAGAGCAGGGATCACAATAATTGGGAACAGAGGTTTAATTCTACTGAATCTGAGGGAATGTTTAGCCAGATAATCAGGGATACTTGGCAAGCTTTAGAGGATGCTGATTTACCTCATGGAGCAAACTTTGGGGATTATCTTGATGCTAGACGTTTTGAAGATCTGCTTGAGCATCTTGCTGAGAATGACAGCTCAAGACGAGGAGCACCTCCTGCTGCTGTGTCTTTCATGAAAAATCTGCCACGTATAGTCATTGGCAAGGAACATGAGAAGCATGGTGAACTAGTTTGTGCCATTTGCAAGGATGTCTTGGCACCTGGCACTGAAGTAAATCAACTTCCCTGCTCTCACCTCTATCACATTGATTGCATTTTGCCATGGTTGAGTGCACGAAATTCGTGCCCTCTTTGTCGTTATGAGCTTCCAACTGATGATAAGGATTATGAAGAGGGAAAGCAGAACATTGATGGTAGAAATGTGATCCATGAGAGGCAGCAAATAAATGTTATGGATGATAGTTCCTCTGATGTTTCTGATGGAGATGAGGTGAATGAAGAGAATGGTAATAGTCAAGATAGTCAAGATGAAATACAGCAGAGGGATGTAAGCACAGGTTCTACCGCAATTTCTTCTACAACAAGTGGTAGAGGAAGATGGTTTTTTCTTGCTGCAGCTCCAATTGTTAGTTTAGTGGGCATTGTTCTTGTATTGTGGTTAGGCAATAACTCTGAAATTGAGGGAAACAGACATCTGGGCAGTCATTACTTATCCGGGCAAAATCAACATGCCGTCCATGCTTATTCTGCTCCAAACCAGAGGGAGAGTAGAAGCAGAAGATGGTGGTGCCCATTTTAA
- the LOC137824285 gene encoding uncharacterized protein has translation MAYRRRQGISRASTFKEEFHDPSSLDCAKDSDHDHASPPILSPPSPSSSFSSLATQATKASASRHQPSLSFAFATPESDHQRSKSFEAYRNSNSKSGFWGVIAQKAKSILDDDKPIPQHDTMAQTMKSHSFNTFSAPPATQNSPSQFKPVYESLDTNRKVDSPKFRKGLDKITSSLNQLGDTFEKAFEEGRTMMESKTADLRTQIRKKSNNSGDTHQTSDLRNPLQEAAQKDKQSSHESKLKASRDVAMATAAKAKLLLRELKSVKADLVFAKARCAQLEEENKILRDREGSEKGQNGEDDDDDMIRYQLETLLAEKARLANENETYSRENRFLREIVEYHQLTMQDVVYINEGMEEVSEVYPADASRLLSVSPRSSSPDKDLLVPMLSKEIFTVIEEDENSTTEDESPSTV, from the exons ATGGCATACAGGAGAAGGCAAGGTATATCCAGGGCTTCTACTTTCAAGGAAGAATTTCATGATCCATCATCATTGGATTGTGCTAAGGATTCTGATCATGACCATGCTTCTCCACCAATCCTTTCACCTCCCTCTCCTTCCTCTTCTTTCTCATCTCTCGCTACTCAGGCCACCAAAGCTTCTGCTTCTCGTCACCAACCCTCTCTTTCCTTTGCATTCGCCACCCCTGAGTCCGACCATCAAAGATCCAAG AGCTTTGAGGCTTATAGAAATAGCAACTCCAAGTCTGGTTTCTGGGGTGTGATTGCGCAGAAAGCCAAATCAATTCTGGATGATGATAAGCCAATCCCACAACATGACACCATGGCCCAAACAATGAAATCACACTCTTTTAATACCTTTTCAGCTCCTCCTGCAACTCAG AACTCTCCTTCACAATTCAAGCCAGTATATGAATCCCTCGACACTAATAGAAAAGTGGACAGTCCTAAATTTCGGAAGGGCTTGGACAAAATTACTTCATCCCTCAATCAACTAGGTGACACTTTTGAGAAGGCTTTTGAG GAAGGCCGAACAATGATGGAGAGTAAGACAGCAGACCTGAGAACTCAAAtcagaaaaaaatcaaataactcTGGGGACACACACCAAACTTCAGATTTGAGAAATCCATTGCAAGAAGCTGCCCAGAAAGACAAGCAATCTAGCCATGAATCAAAACTCAAGGCATCACGCGAC GTGGCGATGGCAACAGCTGCCAAAGCAAAACTACTTCTTCGGGAGCTAAAATCCGTTAAAGCAGATTTGGTTTTTGCTAAAGCAAGATGTGCTCAACTTGAAGAAGAGAATAAAATACTCCGGGATCGAGAGGGCAGTGAAAAGGGACAGAAcggtgaagatgatgatgatgatatg ATAAGGTATCAACTAGAGACCCTTCTTGCTGAGAAGGCTCGTTTGGCGAATGAGAATGAGACATATTCAAGGGAGAATCGTTTCTTAAGGGAAATTGTGGAGTACCATCAGCTTACTATGCAGGATGTGGTGTACATAAATGAGGGCATGGAAGAAGTCTCTGAAGTTTACCCTGCAGATGCCTCACGGCTGTTATCAGTCTCTCCACGTTCATCATCACCTGATAAGGATCTTCTGGTACCTATGCTGTCAAAAGAAATATTTACTGTGATAGAAGAGGATGAAAACAGCACTACAGAAGATGAATCTCCTTCTACTGTCTGA